The sequence ACCAAGAGGAGCCACCAGAACCAgcacacattaaagaggaacaggaggaactgtggatcagtcaggagagagagcagcttcaaggagcagaggaggatgaTATCAAGGTGTTCATATTCAATCCTGTCACGGTGAAGagtgaagaagaggatgaagaggaacaTCAGACCTCACAGCTTGATGAAATCCAAAGTGAAGAGAACAGAGATAGGGAGCATTTGAAAACAGAAGCTGGCAGAGAGGACTGTGGAGAatcagaggcagacagagactTTCATACTACTGACAGTCCTTCAGACCTTTCTGGGTCTGatactgatgacagtgctgattGGGAGGAGAGTGATGAAGCTCATGAAGGCTTAAAGcctttgcaaaacaaaaacataactgTAAATGATGTGATTTGTAACACTGGATACCCATCATTTTGCTCATCTGAAATTGGAAAGAAGAAACAATTGCAGAGAAACGAAGAAGCCCAGACAGGAGAGAAAAAATTTTGTTGCTCAGTTTGTAAAAAACGTTTTAGATTTAGACAAAGGTTGGCGTCACACATGAGggtccacacaggagagaaaccatatAGCTGTTCACTTTGTCCAAAAAGATTTGCTCATAAATCAAACTTGAAGCATCACTTGACTGTCCatac comes from Cheilinus undulatus linkage group 16, ASM1832078v1, whole genome shotgun sequence and encodes:
- the LOC121523612 gene encoding gastrula zinc finger protein XlCGF52.1-like isoform X2 produces the protein MDGGDQKDIQQLVVIKEEYLAEHQERSSSPNQEEPPEPAHIKEEQEELWISQEREQLQGAEEDDIKVFIFNPVTVKSEEEDEEEHQTSQLDEIQSEENRDREHLKTEAGREDCGESEADRDFHTTDSPSDLSGSDTDDSADWEESDEAHEGLKPLQNKNITVNDVICNTGYPSFCSSEIGKKKQLQRNEEAQTGEKKFCCSVCKKRFRFRQRLASHMRVHTGEKPYSCSLCPKRFAHKSNLKHHLTVHTGEKPFSCSVCHKKFSRQGGLKAHSVVHTGEKPFCCSVCQKRFSRQGSLKEHMIDHTGEKPFSCSICQKTFSYEVHLKTHLAVHTGEKPFNCSVCHKKFSQQGSLKNHLVVHTGEKPFSCSVCGKRFSYKGHVKRHLSVHNAATLFTCSVCGKSFNGSGGLKRHSIVHTREKPFRCSDE
- the LOC121523612 gene encoding gastrula zinc finger protein XlCGF52.1-like isoform X1, giving the protein MSGLQDLSDIQQLVVIKEEYLAEHQERSSSPNQEEPPEPAHIKEEQEELWISQEREQLQGAEEDDIKVFIFNPVTVKSEEEDEEEHQTSQLDEIQSEENRDREHLKTEAGREDCGESEADRDFHTTDSPSDLSGSDTDDSADWEESDEAHEGLKPLQNKNITVNDVICNTGYPSFCSSEIGKKKQLQRNEEAQTGEKKFCCSVCKKRFRFRQRLASHMRVHTGEKPYSCSLCPKRFAHKSNLKHHLTVHTGEKPFSCSVCHKKFSRQGGLKAHSVVHTGEKPFCCSVCQKRFSRQGSLKEHMIDHTGEKPFSCSICQKTFSYEVHLKTHLAVHTGEKPFNCSVCHKKFSQQGSLKNHLVVHTGEKPFSCSVCGKRFSYKGHVKRHLSVHNAATLFTCSVCGKSFNGSGGLKRHSIVHTREKPFRCSDE